Proteins encoded in a region of the Raphanus sativus cultivar WK10039 chromosome 8, ASM80110v3, whole genome shotgun sequence genome:
- the LOC108820406 gene encoding uncharacterized protein LOC108820406, whose product MQNRRSLRLNPLRDDSVNSSSPPVSTPPSISRVSRKRPSRNPQSRSRSQATVPEIESLSEGNESDQVSEPSETETEIINQEEDQDPAEVAQETFEEIELIPLNERYEASRATFLARAQETPALIQSSIRPISARFITTTAAQRFEALSLRKFLPQQSLNVTDENLADVRLVVAESGLIYTVFDSMAFQPTVVREFIANLPDAEPRDDGVAVYVRGSMVVFSPILLNAMFCIPGFEEDPSWREENIDRVCVFLTHGRVKRREDMSSKWLTATNQVLYKLVCSNWIPTTSYTTMNSERLRFLYMLYVGRGFYFGKLVYDQVVSMADNTEADKKRRIIFPNLIQQVLLYQRNIPPDNQDVDETGFQKHVVKDIKAGLGSGSVSRAPNLEEDIEELITDLKALRMRLRSKHLLGEGRIWRSWMSMMAYVFLRMLQRLLHSDKKGENVSSKIRAGFV is encoded by the exons ATGCAAAACCGACGAAGCCTCCGCCTCAATCCTCTGCGTGATGACAGTGTCAACTCGTCGTCTCCACCAGTGTCAACGCCGCCTAGCATCAGCCGCGTCTCTCGCAAGCGTCCCAGTCGCAATCCTCAATCAAGATCTCGTTCTCAAGCAACAGTGCCGGAGATTGAGTCTCTCTCTGAAGGTAACGAATCTGATCAAGTCTCTGAACCATCTGAAACCGAAACGGAGATAATCAATCAGGAAGAGGATCAAGATCCAGCTGAGGTAGCTCAAGAGACGTTTGAAGAAATTGAGTTGATTCCACTCAATGAAAGGTATGAAGCCAGTCGAGCTACCTTCCTAGCTCGAGCTCAAGAAACTCCTGCTCTCATCCAGTCTTCGATACGTCCGATCTCTGCACGATTCATCACTACTACAGCTGCTCAGCGATTTGAGGCTCTGTCACTCCGAAAATTCCTTCCTCAACAGAGCTTAAATGTCACAGATGAAAACCTAGCCGATGTGCGTCTTGTAGTTGCTGAATCAGGCCTCATCTACACGGTCTTTGACAGTATGGCATTTCAGCCCACAGTAGTCCGGGAGTTCATAGCAAACCTGCCTGATGCTGAGCCGCGAGATGATGGGGTAGCAGTATATGTTCGAGGGTCCATGGTGGTCTTCTCTCCAATTTTGCTCAATGCCATGTTTTGCATTCCTGGGTTTGAAGAGGACCCGAGCTGGCGCGAAGAAAATATTGATCGGGTGTGTGTCTTTCTCACTCATGGACGCGTCAAGCGCAGAGAAGACATGAGCTCGAAGTGGTTAACTGCAACGAATCAGGTCCTGTACAAACTGGTGTGCTCCAACTGGATCCCAACCACGAGCTACACCACTATGAACTCTGAGCGTCTGCGCTTTCTCTACATGCTGTATGTCGGTCGCGGGTTTTACTTTGGGAAGCTGGTCTATGACCAAGTCGTGTCGATGGCTGATAACACTGAGGCTGACAAGAAGCGTCGGATCATCTTTCCAAACCTCATTCAGCAAGTTCTACTGTACCAGCGCAACATACCACCTGACAATCAGGATGTAGATGAGACGGGGTTTCAGAAACATGTTGTCAAGGACATCAAAGCCGGATTGGGCTCAGGGAGTGTCTCTCGTGCTCCAAATCTTGAGGAAGACATCGAGGAGCTCATTACAGATCTCAAGGCTCTTCGCATGCGTCTGAGGAGTAAGCATCTTCTGGGGGA GGGGAGAATATGGAGGAGCTG GATGTCTATGATGGCTTATGTTTTCCTTCGGAT GTTGCAGAGGTTGCTACATTCAGAtaaaaagggggagaatgtTAGCTCTAAGATTAGAGCTGGTTTCGTGTAA